One segment of Streptomyces sp. NA02950 DNA contains the following:
- a CDS encoding CdaR family transcriptional regulator yields MRDDYQQLVDEITAALGAPATLENRDFALIAFGAHDSGDAEEPALDPVRTRSILQRRSTAAVRAWFEAFGIARAQAPLRIPPDPAAGVFMGRICLPVRHRGVVHGYVWLLDDGHLSDLEFGGPSGAPDPRLARAMETAARIGALLAAEARAGEELGELLGELLTGPPGGRDAARAGLRAALRQAADGPLALVAVVPWTPDTGADADHPGLPRLPGIAAACVVPGAADATLAALVRLRAPSALDPARATAEQLLRSPRASAPSGPAPELPPGGGRETAAGVSGPRRGLDELPTAWGEALAAARAARADARLGPVAEWTAIGPYRLLAGLPPTRPDAAVRPLLERSHAELARTAEAFLDCAGQASRTAQLLGVHRQTLYYRLSRVKQLTGLDLDSGEDRLLLHMALKAARLDPSGGPDGG; encoded by the coding sequence GTGCGTGACGACTATCAGCAGCTGGTGGACGAGATCACGGCGGCGCTCGGCGCGCCCGCCACACTGGAGAACCGCGACTTCGCCCTGATCGCCTTCGGTGCTCACGACAGCGGTGACGCCGAGGAACCGGCGCTGGACCCGGTGCGTACCCGCTCCATCCTCCAGCGGCGCTCGACGGCGGCGGTGCGGGCCTGGTTCGAGGCGTTCGGGATCGCCCGCGCCCAGGCCCCGCTGCGGATCCCGCCGGATCCGGCGGCCGGGGTGTTCATGGGCCGTATCTGCCTGCCCGTGCGGCACCGCGGCGTGGTGCACGGCTATGTGTGGCTGCTGGACGACGGCCACCTCTCCGACCTGGAGTTCGGCGGCCCTTCGGGGGCGCCGGACCCGCGGCTGGCGCGGGCCATGGAGACCGCCGCGCGCATCGGCGCGCTGCTGGCGGCCGAGGCACGGGCCGGGGAGGAGCTGGGCGAACTGCTCGGCGAGCTGCTGACCGGACCGCCGGGCGGCCGGGACGCGGCCCGCGCGGGGCTCCGGGCCGCGCTGCGGCAGGCGGCCGACGGTCCGCTGGCGCTGGTGGCGGTGGTGCCCTGGACCCCGGACACCGGTGCGGACGCCGACCATCCGGGGCTCCCCCGGCTGCCGGGGATCGCGGCCGCCTGTGTGGTGCCCGGCGCCGCGGACGCCACTCTGGCCGCCCTGGTCCGGCTGCGCGCCCCCAGCGCGCTGGACCCGGCCCGCGCCACCGCCGAACAGCTGCTGCGCTCCCCCCGCGCCAGCGCCCCGAGCGGGCCCGCCCCCGAGCTGCCGCCGGGCGGCGGCCGGGAGACGGCCGCGGGCGTCTCCGGACCGCGCCGCGGTCTGGACGAGCTGCCCACCGCCTGGGGCGAGGCACTGGCCGCCGCCCGCGCCGCCCGCGCGGACGCCCGGCTCGGCCCGGTGGCCGAATGGACCGCCATCGGCCCGTACCGGCTGCTGGCCGGTCTGCCCCCGACCCGGCCGGACGCGGCCGTCCGCCCCCTCCTGGAGCGCAGCCACGCCGAACTCGCCCGTACCGCCGAGGCGTTCCTCGACTGCGCCGGACAGGCCTCCCGGACCGCCCAGCTGCTCGGCGTCCACCGCCAGACCCTCTACTACCGCCTCTCCCGCGTGAAGCAGCTGACCGGCCTCGACCTGGACTCCGGCGAGGACCGTCTGCTCCTCCACATGGCCCTCAAGGCGGCCCGCCTGGACCCGTCCGGCGGGCCGGACGGCGGGTGA
- the serA gene encoding phosphoglycerate dehydrogenase, producing MSTASTGKPVVLIAEELSPATVDALGPDFEIRSCNGADRAELLPALADVDAILVRSATKVDAEAIAAAKKLKVVARAGVGLDNVDVSAATKAGVMVVNAPTSNIVTAAELACGLLVATARNIPQANAALKNGEWKRSKYTGVELSEKTLGVVGLGRIGVLVAQRMSAFGMKIVAYDPYVQPARAAQMGVKLLTLDELLEVSDFISVHLPKTPETLGLIGDEALRKVKPEVRIVNAARGGIVDEQALAAALKEGRVAAAGLDVFSQEPCTDSPLFEFDNVVVTPHLGASTGEAQEKAGIAVARSVRLALAGELVPDAVNVQGGVIAEDVRPGLPLAEKLGRIFTALAGEVAVRLDVEVYGEITQHDVKVLELSALKGVFEDIVDETVSYVNAPLFAQERGVEVRLTTSSESSEHRNVVTVRGTLAGGEEVAISGTLAGPKHLQKIVAVGEYDVDLALADHMAFLHYTDRPGVVGTLGRILGEAGINIAGMQVSRAAAGGAALVALTVDDTIPPAVLTEIAGEIGATSARSVNLDG from the coding sequence GTGAGCACTGCTTCCACCGGTAAACCCGTCGTACTCATCGCCGAAGAGCTGTCGCCGGCCACCGTCGACGCCCTGGGCCCGGACTTCGAGATCCGGAGCTGCAACGGCGCGGACCGCGCCGAGCTGCTTCCCGCCCTCGCCGATGTGGACGCGATCCTCGTCCGCAGCGCGACGAAGGTCGACGCCGAGGCCATCGCCGCGGCGAAGAAGCTCAAGGTGGTCGCTCGCGCGGGCGTCGGTCTGGACAATGTGGACGTCTCGGCCGCCACCAAGGCGGGCGTCATGGTCGTCAACGCCCCGACGTCCAACATCGTCACCGCCGCCGAGCTGGCGTGCGGTCTGCTCGTCGCCACCGCCCGTAACATCCCGCAGGCCAATGCCGCGCTGAAGAACGGCGAGTGGAAGCGCAGCAAGTACACCGGTGTGGAGCTGAGCGAGAAGACCCTCGGTGTGGTCGGGCTCGGCCGGATCGGCGTTCTGGTGGCCCAGCGGATGTCCGCGTTCGGGATGAAGATCGTCGCGTACGACCCCTATGTGCAGCCCGCGCGCGCGGCCCAGATGGGCGTGAAGCTGCTCACGCTGGACGAGCTGCTCGAGGTCTCCGACTTCATCTCCGTCCACCTCCCCAAGACGCCCGAGACCCTCGGCCTGATCGGTGACGAGGCGCTGCGCAAGGTCAAGCCCGAGGTCCGGATCGTCAATGCCGCGCGCGGCGGGATCGTGGACGAGCAGGCGCTGGCCGCCGCCCTCAAGGAGGGCCGGGTCGCCGCCGCCGGTCTGGATGTGTTCTCCCAGGAGCCGTGCACCGACTCCCCGCTGTTCGAGTTCGACAATGTGGTGGTCACCCCGCACCTGGGCGCCTCCACCGGTGAGGCCCAGGAGAAGGCCGGTATCGCGGTCGCGCGCTCGGTGCGGCTGGCGCTCGCGGGTGAGCTGGTCCCGGACGCGGTGAACGTCCAGGGCGGTGTGATCGCCGAGGACGTCCGCCCCGGGCTGCCGCTGGCCGAGAAGCTGGGCCGGATCTTCACCGCGCTCGCGGGCGAGGTCGCGGTGCGGCTCGATGTCGAGGTGTACGGCGAGATCACCCAGCACGACGTCAAGGTGCTGGAGCTCTCCGCGCTCAAGGGTGTGTTCGAGGACATCGTCGACGAGACCGTGTCGTATGTGAACGCCCCGCTGTTCGCGCAGGAGCGCGGTGTCGAGGTGCGGCTGACCACCAGCTCGGAGTCGTCGGAGCACCGCAATGTGGTGACCGTGCGCGGCACCCTCGCCGGTGGCGAGGAGGTCGCGATCTCCGGCACGCTGGCCGGCCCCAAGCACCTCCAGAAGATCGTCGCGGTCGGTGAGTACGACGTCGATCTGGCCCTCGCCGACCACATGGCCTTCCTGCACTACACCGACCGCCCGGGTGTGGTCGGCACGCTCGGCCGCATCCTGGGCGAGGCCGGGATCAACATCGCGGGCATGCAGGTCTCGCGTGCCGCGGCCGGTGGCGCCGCCCTGGTGGCGCTGACCGTCGACGACACCATTCCGCCGGCCGTCCTCACCGAGATCGCCGGTGAGATCGGGGCCACCTCGGCCCGTTCGGTCAATCTGGACGGCTGA
- a CDS encoding proline dehydrogenase family protein, with the protein MLGPVLLAASRSAAIRRVVSAAPVTRPMVDRFVAGERLGESLAAVRSLTSRGLEVTLDHLGEDITDRAEALRSRDAYLALAEALATEGLGARAEMSVKLSAFGQALPGGHEVALANVTPVVEAAAEAGTTVTLDMEDHTTADSTLAILGELRGRFPQTGAVVQSYLFRTEDDCRALAGEGSRVRLVKGAYNEPASVAYQDKREVDRAYVRCLKILMAGDGYPMIGSHDPRMVAIAQELARRVGRKLDEYEFQMLYGIREAEQARLVAEGHRMRVYVPYGTDWYGYFMRRLAERPANLAFFLRSLVSRG; encoded by the coding sequence GTGCTGGGACCCGTGCTGCTCGCCGCGTCGCGCAGTGCCGCCATCCGCCGAGTCGTCTCGGCCGCGCCGGTCACCCGCCCGATGGTGGACCGGTTCGTGGCCGGGGAGCGACTGGGCGAATCGCTGGCGGCCGTGCGGTCCCTGACCTCGCGCGGGCTCGAGGTCACCCTCGACCATCTGGGTGAGGACATCACCGACCGCGCCGAGGCGCTCCGCAGCCGGGACGCCTATCTCGCGCTGGCCGAGGCACTGGCCACCGAGGGGCTCGGCGCCCGTGCGGAGATGTCGGTCAAGCTGTCGGCCTTCGGCCAGGCGCTGCCCGGCGGGCACGAGGTGGCGCTCGCCAATGTCACCCCGGTCGTCGAGGCGGCGGCCGAGGCGGGGACGACCGTCACCCTGGACATGGAGGACCACACCACCGCGGACTCCACCCTGGCGATCCTCGGCGAGCTGCGCGGCCGCTTCCCGCAGACCGGCGCGGTGGTGCAGTCGTATCTGTTCCGCACCGAGGACGACTGCCGGGCGCTGGCCGGGGAAGGCTCCCGGGTGCGGCTGGTGAAAGGCGCGTACAACGAGCCCGCGAGCGTCGCCTACCAGGACAAGCGCGAGGTGGATCGGGCGTATGTGCGCTGTCTGAAGATCCTGATGGCCGGTGACGGCTACCCCATGATCGGCTCGCATGATCCGCGCATGGTCGCCATCGCCCAGGAGCTGGCCCGCCGCGTCGGCCGCAAGCTGGACGAGTACGAGTTCCAGATGCTCTACGGGATCCGCGAGGCCGAGCAGGCGCGGCTGGTGGCGGAAGGGCACCGGATGCGGGTTTACGTCCCGTATGGAACAGACTGGTATGGGTACTTCATGCGCCGCCTCGCGGAGCGCCCCGCGAACCTCGCGTTCTTCCTGCGCTCGCTGGTCAGCCGCGGCTGA
- a CDS encoding MFS transporter, with translation MTTTSPDSRAGRKEWIAFAVLMLPLLLVSMDVSVLYFAVPAISRELDPSSTQQLWIFDIYAFALAGLLITMGSLGDRIGRRKLLLFGAVAFGTASVAAAYARNAEMLIAARAGLGIGGATLMPSTMALVRNIFQDDKQRGQAIAIWSSAMAGGVALGSVMSGVMLNHFWWGSVFLVNVPAMALLLVLVPVLVPEFKDPKPGRFDLLSVPLSMGAVLPVIYGLKKMSADNSVSLVPVLSIVAGLAIGAVFVRRQLTRRDAMISPELFRNRGFGPSIAINSLATFAMMGSAYFTTQYLQSVLGKGPLEAALWSLVPSVSVAFAGPIASVLVQRGANRAYVISGGFVLGAVGYGVLAMAGTDALWTVLIGAALLASGIVMVMALVTDMAIGSVPPKRAGSAAALLETGQEFGGAMGMAVLGSVGTAVYRADVKDTLPDGLPPVAVDAVRETLGIANAVAERLPGRTGDLVLDAAREGFTHGMQIASITGAGVLVAGAVLSTMTLRQLRIAKTTAPAAGPSEASTGADTGDAAASTSASGH, from the coding sequence ATGACGACCACTTCTCCCGACTCCCGCGCCGGACGCAAGGAATGGATCGCCTTCGCGGTCCTGATGCTTCCGCTCCTCCTGGTCTCCATGGATGTGTCGGTGCTGTACTTCGCGGTTCCGGCCATCAGCCGTGAACTGGACCCGAGTTCGACGCAACAGCTGTGGATCTTCGACATCTACGCCTTCGCGCTGGCCGGGCTGCTGATCACGATGGGGTCGCTGGGGGACCGGATCGGACGCCGGAAGCTGCTGCTGTTCGGCGCCGTGGCGTTCGGCACCGCGTCCGTCGCTGCGGCGTACGCGCGGAACGCCGAGATGCTCATCGCCGCGCGGGCCGGGCTCGGCATCGGCGGCGCGACCCTGATGCCCTCCACCATGGCGCTGGTCCGCAATATCTTCCAGGACGACAAGCAGCGCGGTCAGGCCATCGCGATCTGGTCGTCGGCCATGGCGGGCGGGGTCGCGCTCGGCTCGGTGATGAGTGGGGTGATGCTCAATCACTTCTGGTGGGGCTCGGTCTTCCTGGTCAATGTCCCGGCGATGGCGCTGCTGCTGGTGCTGGTGCCCGTCCTGGTACCGGAGTTCAAGGACCCCAAGCCCGGCCGGTTCGATCTGCTGAGCGTGCCGCTGTCGATGGGTGCAGTCCTCCCGGTGATCTACGGGCTGAAGAAGATGTCGGCCGACAACAGCGTGAGCCTGGTCCCGGTACTGTCGATCGTGGCCGGTCTGGCGATCGGCGCGGTCTTCGTACGGCGTCAGCTCACCCGGCGGGACGCCATGATCAGCCCCGAGCTGTTCCGCAACCGCGGCTTCGGACCGTCGATCGCGATCAACTCACTGGCCACCTTCGCCATGATGGGCTCGGCCTACTTCACCACCCAGTACCTGCAATCGGTGCTGGGGAAGGGCCCGCTGGAGGCCGCGCTGTGGAGTCTGGTCCCGTCGGTCTCCGTCGCGTTCGCCGGGCCGATCGCGAGCGTGCTCGTCCAGCGCGGCGCCAACCGCGCCTATGTGATCAGCGGTGGCTTCGTCCTCGGAGCGGTGGGTTACGGGGTACTGGCCATGGCCGGGACGGACGCGCTGTGGACCGTGCTCATCGGCGCCGCCCTGCTCGCCAGCGGCATCGTCATGGTGATGGCGCTGGTCACCGACATGGCGATCGGCTCCGTACCGCCGAAGCGGGCCGGATCGGCAGCCGCCCTGCTGGAGACCGGCCAGGAGTTCGGCGGCGCGATGGGCATGGCCGTGCTCGGCAGCGTCGGCACCGCCGTCTACCGCGCCGACGTCAAGGACACGCTGCCGGACGGGCTGCCGCCCGTCGCGGTGGACGCGGTGCGCGAAACGCTGGGCATCGCCAACGCGGTGGCCGAGCGGCTGCCCGGACGGACCGGGGACCTGGTGCTGGATGCCGCACGCGAGGGGTTCACCCACGGCATGCAGATCGCGAGCATCACCGGAGCCGGTGTGCTGGTCGCGGGCGCCGTTCTGTCGACCATGACCCTGCGCCAGCTGCGGATCGCCAAGACCACCGCCCCGGCCGCGGGCCCCTCCGAAGCCTCCACCGGCGCCGACACCGGTGACGCCGCGGCCTCCACCTCCGCCTCCGGCCACTGA
- the ilvC gene encoding ketol-acid reductoisomerase — translation MAELFYDNDADLSIIQGRKVAILGYGSQGHAHALSLRDSGVDVRVGLHEGSKSKAKAEEQGLRVVTPAEAAAEADVIMILVPDPIQAKVYEESVKENLKDGDALFFGHGLNIRFDFIKPPANVDVCMVAPKGPGHLVRRQYEEGRGVPCIAAVEQDASGNAFALALSYAKGIGGTRAGVIKTTFTEETETDLFGEQAVLCGGTAALVKAGFETLVEAGYQPEIAYFECLHELKLIVDLMYEGGLEKMRWSISETAEWGDYVTGPRIINDSTKAEMKKVLGEIQDGTFARNWMAEYNAGLPKYNELKKADENHLLETTGKELRKLMSWVDDEA, via the coding sequence GTGGCCGAGCTGTTCTACGACAACGACGCCGACCTGTCGATCATCCAGGGCCGCAAGGTCGCCATCCTCGGCTACGGCAGCCAGGGCCACGCCCACGCGCTGTCGCTGCGCGACTCGGGCGTCGATGTGCGGGTCGGCCTGCACGAGGGCTCGAAGTCCAAGGCCAAGGCCGAGGAGCAGGGCCTGCGCGTGGTCACCCCGGCCGAGGCGGCGGCCGAGGCCGACGTGATCATGATCCTGGTCCCGGACCCGATCCAGGCCAAGGTCTACGAGGAGTCCGTGAAGGAGAACCTGAAGGACGGCGACGCGCTGTTCTTCGGCCACGGCCTCAACATCCGGTTCGACTTCATCAAGCCCCCGGCCAACGTGGACGTCTGCATGGTCGCCCCGAAGGGCCCGGGCCACCTGGTCCGCCGGCAGTACGAGGAGGGCCGCGGCGTGCCGTGCATCGCGGCCGTCGAGCAGGACGCCAGCGGCAACGCCTTCGCGCTGGCCCTGTCGTACGCCAAGGGCATCGGCGGCACCCGCGCCGGAGTCATCAAGACCACCTTCACCGAGGAGACCGAGACCGACCTCTTCGGTGAGCAGGCGGTGCTCTGCGGTGGTACCGCGGCGCTGGTCAAGGCCGGGTTCGAGACCCTGGTCGAGGCCGGTTACCAGCCCGAGATCGCGTACTTCGAGTGCCTCCACGAGCTGAAGCTGATCGTGGACCTGATGTACGAGGGCGGCCTGGAGAAGATGCGCTGGTCGATCTCCGAGACCGCCGAGTGGGGTGACTACGTCACGGGTCCGCGGATCATCAACGACTCCACCAAGGCCGAGATGAAGAAGGTCCTCGGCGAGATCCAGGACGGCACCTTCGCCAGGAACTGGATGGCCGAGTACAACGCGGGTCTGCCGAAGTACAACGAGCTGAAGAAGGCGGACGAGAACCACCTGCTGGAGACCACCGGCAAGGAGCTGCGCAAGCTCATGAGCTGGGTCGACGACGAGGCGTAA
- a CDS encoding TetR/AcrR family transcriptional regulator, which translates to MGHREDLLAGAKRCLLEKGWSRTTARDIVAASGANLASIGYHYGSKDALMREALFAAMGDWADDVQRSLADDAATGSDLVGRFESGWTRALELFNKHQAVWRAQLEAIMQVERDPELREAFAKAQPEGRLGLVALFHGIDEREVDEETARTLGSFYMTLVSGMVVQMAINPDLTPDAQELIEAMRRILSGTRPGPSD; encoded by the coding sequence ATGGGACATCGAGAGGATCTGCTGGCCGGGGCGAAACGTTGCCTGCTGGAAAAGGGCTGGTCGCGTACGACGGCGCGGGACATCGTGGCCGCCTCCGGCGCCAACCTGGCCTCCATCGGCTACCACTACGGCTCCAAGGACGCCCTGATGCGGGAGGCGCTCTTCGCCGCCATGGGCGACTGGGCCGATGACGTCCAGCGGTCCCTCGCGGACGACGCCGCGACCGGCAGCGATCTGGTCGGCCGGTTCGAGTCGGGCTGGACCCGGGCCCTGGAGCTGTTCAACAAGCACCAGGCGGTGTGGCGGGCCCAGTTGGAGGCCATCATGCAGGTCGAGCGCGATCCCGAGCTGCGGGAGGCGTTCGCCAAGGCCCAGCCGGAAGGGCGGCTGGGGCTGGTGGCGCTCTTCCACGGCATCGACGAGCGCGAGGTCGACGAGGAGACCGCCCGGACCCTGGGCTCCTTCTACATGACGCTGGTGAGCGGCATGGTGGTCCAGATGGCCATCAACCCCGACCTCACCCCGGACGCGCAGGAGCTGATCGAGGCCATGCGGCGGATCCTCAGCGGCACCCGCCCGGGGCCGTCGGACTGA
- the ilvN gene encoding acetolactate synthase small subunit yields MSKHTLSVLVENTPGILARIAALFSRRGFNIDSLAVGVTEHPDISRITIVVNVEELPLEQVTKQLNKLVNVLKIVELEDSAAIQRELVLVKVRADNETRSQIVEIVQLFRAKTVDVSPEAVTIEATGSSDKLEAMLRMLEPFGIKELVQSGTIAIGRGARSITDRSLRALDRSA; encoded by the coding sequence ATGTCCAAGCACACGCTCTCCGTCCTGGTGGAGAACACCCCCGGCATCCTGGCCCGGATCGCCGCCCTGTTCTCCCGCCGCGGCTTCAACATCGACTCGCTCGCGGTGGGCGTCACCGAGCACCCCGACATCTCCCGCATCACCATCGTGGTCAATGTCGAGGAGCTGCCCCTGGAGCAGGTCACCAAGCAGCTCAACAAGCTGGTCAATGTGCTGAAGATCGTCGAGCTGGAGGACAGTGCGGCGATCCAGCGGGAACTGGTCCTGGTGAAGGTCCGCGCCGACAACGAGACCCGTTCCCAGATCGTCGAGATCGTCCAGCTCTTCCGCGCCAAGACCGTGGACGTCTCCCCGGAGGCCGTGACCATCGAGGCCACCGGCAGCAGTGACAAGCTGGAGGCGATGCTCCGGATGCTGGAGCCGTTCGGCATCAAGGAGCTGGTGCAGTCCGGCACCATCGCCATAGGGCGCGGCGCCCGCTCCATCACCGACCGGAGCCTGCGCGCCCTCGACCGTTCCGCCTGA
- a CDS encoding TetR/AcrR family transcriptional regulator codes for MSTDLPTDGAPRMRADARRNREQILHAARQVFVDEGPDAPLDEIARRAGVGIATLYRRFPQRADLFRGVATEVLAALTEAAREAIADEGDPVEALRVFMHRALDLKLGSVMPLLLGRISLDEVLDGVGGDAVDPIDELLVRAQAAGQLRPDVVFGDITMMIMRLSRPLPGGGRVPEDDALAHRHLDVYVDGLRPSGSPRPTTMLSGPAVDAPAFKRLRERVLGDARADD; via the coding sequence GTGTCCACTGACCTCCCCACCGACGGCGCGCCCCGGATGCGGGCCGACGCCCGGCGCAACCGTGAGCAGATCCTGCACGCCGCCCGCCAGGTCTTCGTCGACGAGGGGCCCGACGCCCCGCTCGACGAGATCGCCCGGCGCGCCGGCGTCGGCATCGCCACGCTCTACCGGCGGTTCCCGCAGCGCGCCGATCTCTTCCGCGGGGTGGCCACCGAGGTCCTCGCCGCCCTCACCGAGGCCGCGCGGGAGGCCATCGCCGACGAGGGCGACCCGGTCGAGGCGCTGCGCGTCTTCATGCACCGGGCCCTCGACCTCAAGCTCGGCTCGGTGATGCCCCTGCTGCTGGGCCGGATCAGCCTCGATGAGGTGCTCGACGGGGTGGGCGGCGATGCCGTGGACCCGATCGACGAGCTCCTGGTCCGTGCTCAGGCCGCCGGGCAGCTCCGGCCCGATGTGGTCTTCGGCGACATCACCATGATGATCATGCGGCTGTCCCGGCCGCTGCCCGGCGGGGGGCGTGTCCCGGAGGACGACGCCCTCGCCCACCGCCATCTGGATGTGTACGTCGACGGGCTGCGCCCCAGCGGCTCGCCCCGGCCCACCACCATGCTCAGCGGCCCGGCCGTGGACGCCCCCGCGTTCAAGCGGCTCCGGGAGCGAGTGCTCGGCGACGCCCGCGCCGACGACTGA
- a CDS encoding MFS transporter: MSQPTGIQPEANPRRWLALMFIGLAQLMIVLDITIVNIALPSAQKDLGITDGDRQWVITAYTLAFGSLLLLGGRIADYTGRRRTFLIGLLGFAGASALGGAASGFETLLLARALQGAFAALLAPSALSLLAVNFTEPRERAKAFGIFGAIAAGGGAIGLVVGGALTEYLDWRWCLYVNVPIAAIAVISWWVLPVDTRAQGRARFDIPGVFLAVTGVVAVVYGCSEAESEGWDSGPVAGLLTAGVVLLLAFILVEKRVRNPLLPMRVLADRTRGSAYLAVGLSVVGMFAMFLFLTYYMQVVKGYSALTTGLAFLPMTASVLVSAGGLASRLIPKVAPRMLAGPGLLIAATGVALLVPLDVDSSYAAGVLPSEILVGFGMGLVMAPAMNYATHGVSERDAGVASATVNTAQQIGGSIGTALLNTIATSATDDYKAEHLHEITRQNMDAHMKTGLVEGFSEAFVWSSAILAGAAVVVTLLMNTPRPSREPGARDALPKAVHVG, from the coding sequence ATGTCCCAGCCCACCGGCATACAGCCCGAGGCCAACCCTCGGCGCTGGCTGGCACTGATGTTCATCGGCCTCGCCCAGCTGATGATCGTCCTCGATATCACCATCGTGAACATCGCCCTGCCGTCGGCCCAGAAGGACCTCGGCATCACCGACGGCGACCGCCAGTGGGTGATCACGGCCTACACCCTGGCGTTCGGCAGCCTGCTGCTGCTCGGTGGCCGGATCGCCGACTACACCGGCCGCCGGCGCACCTTCCTGATCGGTCTGCTGGGCTTCGCCGGGGCCTCGGCGCTGGGCGGCGCCGCCTCCGGCTTCGAGACGCTGCTGCTGGCCCGTGCCCTCCAGGGCGCGTTCGCCGCGCTGCTGGCCCCCTCGGCGCTCTCCCTGCTCGCGGTGAACTTCACCGAACCGCGGGAACGCGCCAAGGCGTTCGGCATCTTCGGTGCCATCGCCGCGGGCGGTGGTGCGATCGGGCTGGTCGTCGGCGGTGCGCTGACCGAGTACCTCGACTGGCGGTGGTGCCTGTACGTGAACGTGCCGATCGCCGCGATCGCGGTCATCAGCTGGTGGGTGCTGCCCGTCGACACCCGTGCCCAGGGCCGGGCCCGCTTCGACATCCCCGGGGTGTTCCTGGCCGTGACCGGCGTGGTGGCCGTGGTCTACGGATGCAGCGAGGCCGAGTCCGAGGGCTGGGACTCGGGCCCGGTGGCCGGACTGCTCACCGCGGGCGTGGTGCTGCTCCTCGCCTTCATCCTGGTGGAGAAGCGGGTCAGGAACCCGCTGCTGCCGATGCGGGTGCTGGCGGACCGCACCCGGGGCAGCGCCTATCTGGCTGTCGGCCTGTCGGTGGTCGGCATGTTCGCCATGTTCCTGTTCCTCACGTACTACATGCAGGTCGTCAAGGGGTACTCGGCCCTGACCACCGGTCTGGCGTTTCTGCCGATGACCGCGTCGGTGCTGGTCTCCGCGGGCGGTCTCGCCTCGCGGCTCATCCCGAAGGTGGCGCCGCGGATGCTGGCCGGCCCCGGTCTGCTGATCGCGGCCACGGGTGTGGCGCTGCTCGTCCCGCTGGACGTCGACAGCTCCTACGCGGCCGGTGTGCTGCCCTCGGAGATCCTGGTCGGCTTCGGTATGGGCCTGGTGATGGCCCCGGCGATGAACTACGCGACGCACGGGGTGAGCGAGCGGGACGCCGGTGTCGCGTCCGCCACCGTCAACACCGCCCAGCAGATCGGCGGTTCGATCGGCACGGCGCTGCTCAACACCATCGCCACCAGCGCGACCGATGACTACAAGGCCGAGCACCTGCACGAGATCACCCGGCAGAACATGGACGCGCATATGAAGACCGGGCTGGTCGAGGGCTTCTCGGAGGCGTTCGTCTGGTCGTCCGCGATCCTCGCCGGTGCGGCCGTCGTGGTGACCCTGCTGATGAACACGCCGCGGCCCTCCCGGGAACCGGGCGCGCGGGACGCGCTGCCGAAGGCCGTGCACGTGGGCTGA